The genomic stretch GCTCTTCTATGTCGTGATGCTCTCCCTCACCGGGCTCATCGGGATCGTGGTCCAGCCCCACATCATGGGGGTCTGCGGCGCCGGACGCACCGAGTTCGAGGGGCGCTTCGGCTTTACCGTCGGCAACTTCATCAAGCGGTTCTGCACCATCGCCTGGACCTTCACCGGGCTGGCCTGCATCATCATCTACCTGACGCCCGAGAACGGGTACCTGTCGGCCGCCGAGATCCAGCGGGTCCAGTCCGATCCCGGGACCCTGGCCGCCTTCGCCAACCAGGTCTTCGGCCGGGCGGCCCACGACATTCTGCCCACCATATCCGTCGGGCTCGTAGGGCTCCTCATGGCTTCGCTGCTGGCGGCGGTGATGAGCACCTGCGACGCCCAGATGGTGGTGGGATCCGGGCTCTTCACCGAGAACATCTACAAGCGCTTCATCCATCCCGGCGGCAGTGAACGCCACTATCTGTGGGTCGGGCGCCTGACCGGCCTCGGGATCGTCTGCCTGGCGCTGCTGATGCTGACCCAGTTCGACAACGTGATTCAGGTCCTGACTCGCTACATCCAGCCCATTCCCACCTTCATGGGCCTGGCCTTCTGGTTCGGCATCACCTGGAGAGGCTATACGGCCAAGGCCGTCTGGGCTTCCACCGTGGCCACCGCTCTGGCCTGGTACCTGACCCAGACCCACAATCCGTTCGAGACCATCGCCGCCCTGGGGAGCTCCCAGTTCTTCCAGCTCAACATCGACTATCTTCCCGGCCTGGTTCGGGTCTGGCTCCATGAGCAGGTCCCGGGAATCATGCAGGTGGTCCAAGGAGCGGGAGGCGAAGCGGCCTACCGGACCCGCCTGCCCTACCAGATTCTCATCTATCTCTCCTGCGGCGCGGCGGCCGGCCTGGTCACCAGCTTTCTGACCCGGCCCGTGGCCCGGGCCAAGCTGGACCATTTTTTCCGGCTCATCCACACCCCGGTCCGGGAGGGCGAAAAGATCGACGAGCCTTGCACCCTCCCGGAGAATCCCTTGCCGGCCGAGACCGAAAAGCTGATCTCGGCGGGTGGACTGGAGATTCCCCGGCCCGGTCTGGTGGGCCTGGTGGGATTCGGTCTGGCCTGGGTCGCCGTGGGAGGACTGATCTGGCTGACCGTGACGTTGGCCGGGATCGGCGGATAGCTTCGGCTTCCCGCTCGGCGTCGGGGGATTCGGCTCCCCCGGCGAACTACAGGTTTTCAGGCAGCGAGCTTTCCCGACCGGGCGTCCGATCCGGGGCCGGCGTCCGGCTCCCGAAAGACTCGCCAGAAGACGAGGGCGCACAGGGCCGTGATCACTGCGGGCACGGCAAACACGATGTCGTAGCGGGTCGTTCCGCCCACTGTGGCCACCTCCTTGAGCCAGCCTGAGAACAGGCTCCCGATGAACAGTCCGATGCCCAGGACCGCCACGTTGATCAGCGACTGGGCCGAAGCGCGGATATCGGACGGCGCCACCATGTCCGTGTAGATGAACGCCACCACGAAGAAGAAGACGTAGCAGAAACCGTGCAGCGCCAGTGAGCCCACCACGACCCAGACCAGAGTCGGAGCCGTCTCGTACAGCGGCCAGGCGGCCGCAAAGATGACGTAGCGGACGGGCCAGGCCAGGATGCCCACCAGCATGGAGACCCTCACGCCCCAGCGGGCCAAAGCGTAGGGGAGGATCAGCGCCATGGTGAAGATCTCGGCGATCTGACCGATGGTCATCCAGGCGGGCAGATTCTCCGAGGTGATGCCCACTGTGGGACCGATGGTCTGGAGGTAGGGAAAGGTGAGGATGTAGTAGAGCTGCAACTCGGTGGCCACCACGAAGGCGATGATGAAGAAGCTGAGGTAGTTCCGGTCCTTGAGGAGCCCGAACGACTTCCGGAAGGCCAGCGGGTCCGGAGCCTCGCGGGCGGGGGGCGTGTGGGGCAGCGCCAGGGAGAAGAGGCCCAGGACCAGGGAGAATGCAGCCGCCAGGACGAAGGTGTCGATGTAGCCGGCCGCTTCCGTGTCCAGCGCGACCCGCATGCCGGTCAGAGCCCAATTGGCGCCGATCCAACCCAGCGTGCCCCAGACCCGGATGGGCCCGAAGTCCCGCTGTCCGTCGGCCAGATGCTGAAACGCCAGGGCATTGGTCAGGGCCAGGGTGGGCGCGAAGACCAGGCAGTAGAGGAGCATCAGGATCAACATGGCGCCCAGGGTTTCGGTGTACGCCATCCAGAGGAGGAATCCCGCTCCCAGAAGATGAAAGATGGCCAATGCCACCTGGGTCGGAAGCCAGCGGTCGGCGACCTGGCCTCCGGTAAACGGAGCCACCAGGTTGGCCAAGGGAAAGGCCGCGTAGATCAGTCCCAGCCCCCACCCCGAGAACCCCAGTTGCGCTTCCAGGTATCCGGCCAGGGCCGGTGCCCAGGCTCCCCAGATGGCGTACTGCAGGAACATCATCAGGCTGAGCCGGGGATGACTGAACATCCTCTTCATCGATTCCTCTCCTTGCTTCCAAGAAAACGGAGGGGCGATTTCCAATCGCCCGGTCTTCGTCGCCAAATATGCCACACGGGAGTTCGGCGGTTAGGAAACCGCCGGTCCTCCTTTCGTTGTCGGTCGACCAGGCCCCGGACGGTTACGGCAGGGCCCCCACGTCGACGGTCAAGCTCCTGGGTTGGTCATCGCGGCGCTCCCGGATGCGGAGTTGGGCGCCATCGTATTCGGCAGACGCCACGCCCCGGAAGTCGTTGGGGATCCGCGCCAGAAACAGGATGTAGCTCCGGGTGTGGGTTTCTCCCGCGTCCAGGTATTCGTAGACTCCTTTGTCCAACACTTTCCCCAGTTCGAGGAGGGTCGGGAATGGTTGGTGGATCCCCGTGGTCCCGAACTCGAGCCCGCGGGCACTCACCTTCCCCTGGTGCCGGTAACGCCACATGTTCAGCCATGGATACTCGGAGATCTTCCAGAGATAACCCACCAGAAGACCGGCCGAAGGCGTCGCGGCCGTCACCCATCCGTACTCGACTCCGGGGTCGAAGATGAACGCGGTGACGTCGTGTCCCGAGGAGCCGTCGTCGGTGCTGTTGAAGAAACGAAGGTTCGCCGGCGTTCCCCCAATGGAGATCCGGGGCCACCGGTCGGCGTCGTCGGTCGATTGGGGCACCGGTTCCTCCTGGACCAGCCCGTGGGAGGCGTTGCAGTCCACGATGGTGGAGTCGTCCAGGAAGGGAGGAGCGATGCTGGGGTGCTGCACCAGGTTGTAGACGCGTCCCGCCGCCCGGACGTTGGTGACCGCTTCAGTCACCGTGAGGGACGCCTCATTCTCCTGGAGCCGGACGGTTCGCTTCACCTCCATCCCCGCCAGGGGGAGTTCGCATCCCATCCGGAGCTCGCTGTCCGCGGCTTCGCCGGCGCCCGGGTCGAGCCGTTCCCAGACCACCCGGGGAGCTTCTCCGTGGTAGGGCATCCCCATCTTCTCCTCGGCCGGCGACGGGGCGCCCCAGCGGTCGAAGCAGATGAAGTGCCCCTGGAGGTTGGGTCCTTCCGGACTCAGCGGTTCGATATCCTCCGTGGCTCTCCAACTCAGCGGGTTGACGCCGTGGTCCAGATAGTGGAAATCAATGATGCCCCCTCCCCAGCGGTCGAGCGTGACCTGGGAGAGTCCATTCTTCAGGACCATCGAGCGGGGTGTGGACGCCGGCTTCTCCGGAGCAGGCGTGCAACCGGTCATTCCGGCCAGAATCGCCAAGACCAGTCCCAACCATAGAGGGTCGACAAATTCCAGAGTCTTCAAGATCATGTTCATGCTCTCCTGACAGCAGTCTGCGGCTGATATCGCCGCCCCTACAAGTTCTGCTCCCTCCAGCGCGTCAACTGGTGCGCCAGTTGACGCGGCTTCGCCGTACCGGTGACGGCCAGTTGCCGGATCGTGACCGAAGCCGCCAAGTTGCCCACCAGGGCGGCTTCCGGAAGGCTCGCTCCGCCACACAGCGCCAAGACCGCGCCGGCGGTGAAGCTGTCGCCGGCGCCGGTCACGTCCAGGGGACCCTCCACCCGGACGGCCGGCACCCGGGTCAACTCGGGGTCGGTCACCAGAGCTCCCGCATCACCCAGGGTCACACAAATGGGTGCGCCGTTCCGGGACCGGAACCGGGGCAGGGCCTGTCGAATGGAATCGATCGGGACCCTCTCCCCGGGTCCGGGACTGGAACGCCTCACCACCTCGAACTGGTTCGGCTTCAGAATCATGCCGCGGAAGTGGTGGATCTGGGCCCGGCTGTCCGCCCAGAAGATGACCCGGGGGTGACGGAGTGCCAGATTCGTCAAGCCGTCGCGGACCTCGGCAGTCACGACGCCCAGGTCCGGTTGTTCCACCTGATCCTCGATGATGACGGCATCGACACGATCCAGCAGGCCTTCAAGATCGGCCAACATCTCCTGGAGGAGATCCGGCGGGACGGGGTCGCGGTTGCGGATGTCGTACCGCTCGTGTTCGCCGGATAGTTCTTTCCGGGACAGGTCTCTCGGTTTCAAGTAGGTGGGCGTCAGCATTGCCTTCCGGCGCCGCAATCCCCGGGTCGTGCAGCCGATGCGGTCCAGGCACTTCCGCAACTCGAATCCCGGGCCGTCATCCCCGGTGATTCCCAGGGCGTGGATCCGGCCGCAGTCCAGCGCGGCCAGGTTGTTCGCCACCGTTCCGGCGGCGCCGGGACTGGAGCGAACGGCGGCAACCTGGTGGGCACTCTTTCCGGTCTCCAGGCTTCTCTCCTCCAGATCCGGATCGACCTCCAGGTACTGGTCCAGAAAGAAATCTCCCAAGACGGCGACCCGGCACGAGGGGAACCGGCCCGTCAGTTCTTCCAGCCGGGGTCTCTTCATGATTCCGGTGAAGGATCGTTTGCTGAGAGCTCCCCTGCCTGAATCCGGTCGAGGACCAGATCGTAGAGGGCCGGGACCGTCGCCGCGTGGTTCCCCTGGACGTAAAAGCTCTCCCCGCCGTCGGCCACGGTTCGTACCAGGATGGTCTTGAAAGGCCGGAAATAATATCTGGGGTCCGACTTGCCGGCCTCCCGGGAGGTGTCCCCCAGGGGAACCAGGTCGAAGACGGCCGTGGTGAAACGGGCGATGCGCCGGCCTTCCGGGTGAGCCACGTTGCGGGCCATGGCCAGGGCCTTCAGGTAGATCTCGGGTCCCATGACGGCCGACCCGATATTGAGAAAGACTCCACCCTGGAGGCGGGTCACCGACTCGGTGAAGATCAGGAAGTCGGTGTAGGAGGCCGCCCCGGTGGCGGCTCCGTCGAATCCCGGGTGCTGGTGGATGATGTCCTGGCCGATGGAGACGTGGACCGTAGCCGGGACCTGCAGCCGGTAGGCCGCGGCCAGGACGCTCTCTCGCCGGTACGGGAAGGACTCCTCCTGGATCATCCGGCCTACGGCCTCCCCCAGGCCGATCCCGTCCCGAGCCGCGGCTGACGCCGCCTCGTTGATGCGCCCGGTCTCGCGCCAGAGACCAAACTGCCCTTCGGCCACGTAGCGGGCCACGCTCTCGCAGGTCTCCCCCACCAGCGCCAGTTCGAAATCGTGAATGGCGCCGGCGCCGTTGAGGGCCAGGTGGCCCAGGATTCCCCGCTCCATGAGATCGATGAGCAGCGGGGCGTTGCCCTCCCGCAGGACATGCGCGCCGCAGGCGAAAATGACGGATCGGTCCGTCCGAGAGGCTTCCACGATCCGCTTGGCCAGCAGGGGCAGCGCCGGATGCTCGAAAGGTTCTCGACTTCCCTCCGGCCTCTTCGACACGTCCGCCGCCTTCAGGTCGTGGGTCCGCCGGCTCAGGGGCAGAAGGCGCAGGCGGCTGCGGTCGAATTGAGGGAAGGGCATTCACGTTCGCTGGAACAGGCAGCGGATGAGGACCTTCCAGTCCCGGAAGTCGGGCACCAACAGGTCGGCGCCCGCCGCGCTCAACCGTGTTCGTTTCCAGGGATCGGGAGCCCCGCCCGGATTGGCTTCGTCGGTGGCCAGCGCAACGGCGACTCCGCCGCACGACTTTACGTTTTCGATCTCCACGTAACCGTCGCCGAAGCCCACCAACGAGGCGCCTTCGATCCGGTTTTCCCGGAGGATTCGTTGGATGACCATTCGCTTGGAGTGGTTCGCGTAGTCTTCCCGGGCGCCGTAGATGTGGCCACCGAAAAATCCGTCCAGCTCCAGGAGGCGGGCTTCTTCCCGGACGTACTGCTCATCGGTGCCGCTGGCCAGGTAGAGCTGGACTCCATGCTCCCGGAGGGCGCGCAGCATCTGAACCGATCCCGGAACCAGGTAGTCGGCGGGGCGGGCCTTTCCGGTGCGCAGGCGCAGGCGCCGGTGACGGATCTTCTCCATCAGAAGGTCCAGGTAACGGCTCTTGTAGTCCTGAGGATCGGCAGGTGCGCCCCCCCTTTTCCCCAGCTCCTCCGCCAGCCGGATCATCTGGTAAATGGTCTGGCGTCCCGTCAGCTCGGTGACGAAGTCGGTCACCACACGCTCCAGCTCCTCATCGCTCTCGCCGGTGCCGCTCTCCTTCAGGATGTCCACCATCATGGGGATCATGATCTGGGGCCAACCTTCGCGGATCAGGCTGAGCGTGCCGTCGAAGTCGAAGAGGGCGCAACGGGGAGGCCGGGTCCCGGAGACGTCCCGGAGCACCTCGACGGTGGAGGCGTCCAGAAAACCCGGTGTCGCAGGAGTCGTCAGCGCCATAATGAAGAAAAGGATACCGTCAAAGACCAGCGGATGCGAACTTGGCAACCGCTGATTTCGACCTGGAAGGGGACGAGCGAAACCGCTGTCTGGCAGCGGTTGGCGGAGCCCTTGTGAGGCGCCTCCGACTGGGCTATGGTGATCCGGCGATGGGTCGAAAGACGGACGAAGACCGGAGCTGGCGGGGTAAGGTAGGGAAGCTGTCCCCGGCGGAGCTGGAGGAATTCCTGTCCGGAGACCCCATTTGCCGGCTCGGTTGTCTCGACCGGGAGGGATGGCCTTATGTGGTGCCGTGCTGGTTCGAGTACAGTGACGGCGGCTTCTACATCATTCCACGAGCCCGTTCCGCCTGGGCCAGGCACATTCAACGGGAATCCCGGGTGTTTCTGTGCATCGACGACTCCACCCGCTACAATCGGAGGGTCCTGGTACGGGGCGAGGCCGAGGTCCTGGAAGAGCCCAACGTCGGCGGCAGATGGGTCGAGATCGCCCGCAGAATGTCACTGCGCTATCTGGGACACCGGGGACCGGACTATCTGGTTCCGACTCTGAATGAGCCCAGGTGGCTGTTGTTCGTCCGGCCCCGAAAGCTCATGAGCTGGCAAGGGGTCGATTGGGCCAGGCGATACAAGCACGGCGAATGGTAGCGGCCTCGGGCCGCCGCTGGCCGCGGCGTTTTTTGGTGCTGATGTTGGATTATTTCAGGAGGGCGCTCTGATGGCTGGACCCAAGGTCGAAGCGATTTATCAATTGAATCCGAATCACGTGGACTGGCTCAAGCAGATGGCCGACAAGTACGATCTGGGAGATCAGGACAAGGCTCTGCGGGTGGTCATCGACTACGTACTGACCGAGGCCGACGAATCGACGGTCTTCGAAGACATCCGCTGCCTCTACTGCTGATCAGTTTTCCGGGCTGCTAGCGTCGGCCGCGGCGCCGCTTCCGAGCCACCTTTTTCCGGGATTTCCGGATCTTGGCCCAGGCGTCCCGCAGGGTCACGGTGCGATTGAAGACCAGCCGCCCGGGAGACGAATCCTCCGAATCCACGCAGAAATACCCCAGCCGTTCGAACTGCACCCGCCGCCCACCCTGGGCATCGACGAGGCTGGGCTCTAATTTACAGTTCTCGAGCACCTTTAGAGACTCGGGGTTGAGGTTCGAGATGAAGTCCGAACCGGCGCCGGCGTCGTAGGGGTTGTCCTTGGTGAACAGGCTGTCGTAAAGGCGAACCTGAGCGTTCACGGCGTGGGCGGCGGAGACCCAGTGCAAAGTGGCTTTGACCCGTCGTCCGTCGGGCGCATCTCCTCCCCGCGTTGCCGGGTCGTAGGTGCAGCGCAACTCCACGACTCGTCCCTCGTCGTCCTTGACGACGCCGACGCAGGTGATGAAGTAGGCGTAGCGCAGTCGGACCTCGCGTCCGGGGGCCAGCCGGAAGAATCTGCGGGGCGGGTCCTCCATGAAGTCCTCCCGCTCCAGGTAGAGGACTCGTGAGAAGGGGACCTTCCGGACCCCCGCCTCGGGACACTCGGGATTATTGATGGCCGTCAACTCCTCCACCTGGTCGGGAGGATAGTTTTCGATGACCACCCGGAGCGGACGGAGCACGCCCATGACCCGGGGGGAAGTCTGGTTCAGGTGTTGGCGGAGGCTGTGCTCCAGCATCTGCGCCTCCACGATACTGTCTTTCTTGGAGACCCCGACCTTGGCGCAGAAGTCCCGGATCGCTTCCGGCGTGTAGCCCCGGCGGCGCATCCCCGACAGCGTCGGCATGCGGGGATCGTTCCAGCCGCTCACGTAGCCCTCCTTCACCAGCCGGGAGAGTTTTCGCTTGCTCAAGATGGTCTTGGTGATGTTGAGGCGAGCGAACTCGATCTGCTGGGAGCGGTAGATTCCCAGGTTCTCCAGAAACCAGTCGTAAAGGGGACGATGGTCTTCGAACTCCAGGGTGCAGATGGAATGAGTCACCTTCTCGAGGGAGTCGGACTGGCCGTGGGCGAAGTCATAGGTCGGGTAGATGCACCATTTGTCTCCCGTTCGAAGGTGGGAGGCATGGAGGATCCGGTACATGACCGGGTCTCGAAGGTTCAAGTTGCCTGAAGCCATGTCGATGCGGGCCCGGAGCACGTGAGTGCCGTTGGGGAACTCCCCATTCCTCATCCGTTCGAAGAGGTCCAGGTTCTCTTCCACCGTCCGTTCCCGATAGGGGCTGTTGCGGCCCGGCTCGGTGAGAGTGCCCCGGAATTCCCGGATCTGGGTGGCGGTGAGGCTGTCCACATACGCCTTGCCGTCCCGAATGAGTTGACAGGCGAATTCGTAGAGCTGCTCGAAATAGTCCGAGGCGTGGTAGAGGCGGTCCCCCCAGTCGAAGCCGAGCCAGCGCACGTCTTCGAGGATGCTCACCATGTACTCCCGCTCCTCCTTCGTGGGATTGGTGTCGTCGAAGCGCATATTGCAGAGACCCCCGTACTCTTCGGCCAATCCGAAGTCGAGGCAGATGGCCTTGGCGTGCCCGATATGGAGGTAGCCGTTGGGCTCGGGAGGAAATCGGGTCTGGACGCGGCCCTGAAAGCGTCCGGTCTTCAGGTCGTCCTCGAGAATCGCCCGGAGGAAGTCCAATGACCGGGACGGCCGGGCATCTCCCGCCGCTTTGGGGTCCGTCTTTTTCGGCATTCGCCGATTCTAACCCGATTCGGCCAGCCATGGGCAAGCGGCCGGCGCCGGAGCAATCGACCCGGGGCGGCCGGTCCGGCTCGACATTTTCGCGTCGCGTTTTTCTCCCGCTTGGACGTTATAGCGATTGGAGTTGTTGTCGAAAACCGGTGACCACAGGGACTTCTGGAAGGGAGGCAGGCCATGGACTACAAGACGGAAGGTTGGGTGTATGGAACGGTGGTGTCGTGGGGTGTGATCTTCTTCATCGTGGGTGGTATGTACGGTTGCCCGAAATACAAGGTCTGGGAGCAGGGGCTGGCCGGGGAGGCCAAGCTGCGGGAGTCTCAGTCCAGTCGCAAGGTGAGAGTGGAAGAGGCCAAGGCCAGACTCGAATCGGCAAAGTTCGAAAGCCAGGCGGAGATCGAACGGGCCAAGGGAGTGGCGGAGGCCAACCGGATCATTGGGGACAGCCTCAAAGGGAACGAAGCCTACCTGAGATATCTCTGGATTCAGGGACTCCAGGACGGCTCCAGCGAGACCATCTACATCCCCACCGAGGCGAATCTCCCGATCATGGAGGCGACACGGCGACGGGAATCGAGAAGGCCGACGGAGTAGAGAGAGGGGACTCTCTTCCCGGCACGTTGTCCATCCATTTCGCCGGCTGCGAGCGTTGCCGGGAATCTGACGGTTGATGGGCAATGGTATAAATGCATGAGCAGAGCGGAGGATCAGGTCCGATGTCCCATAGAGTCAACATTGTTGTTCAGGATGAAGCGTGGGACGTGTTGGCGAAGCTGCCTCGCGGCGAACGCAGTCGAGCCGTCAGTGTCGCGATTCTGGAATGGGTACGGCTGCGCAAACGTTTGGACGCCGCCGCCAAGATGGATGAGTTGCGCGCCACGATGCCACCGGTCAGCACCGACGAAGTGGTCCGTTGGCTTCGACAAGACCGGGAGCGACGGCCATCAGCGTAGTCGTCCCTGACGCCTCGGTGCTGCTCAAGTGGGTCCTGCCCGGCGACGATGAGCCGGGCACCGCGTCTGCATTGTCGTTGCTTGACGAAGCCCGAGCCGGTGCCATTAAGTTGGCCGTCCCGCAACTCTGGCTCTATGAAGTGGGGAATACTCTGGTCCGCCGGTTCCCCGATCAGGCCAACGATCTTCTGACTTCGCTGGTCGATTTTCAGTTGACGGAAGTGCGGCCCGACGAACGTTGGCGGGAGCAAACCGTGGAACTTGCCATTGCCTACGGCGTCACGTTTTACGATGCTGCCTACCACGCGGTTGCATTGCTTCGAGACGGGATATTCGTCACTGCAGATGAACGCTATATACGTCGAGCATCCGGTGGCGGCAATGTCGTGCTTCTTGGCCGCTGGAGTTCCGTGTGACGTCTCGACCAAGGATCACCACGCTTCCCGCTTGGCCATTCGGCGTAGAGTACTAACGACTGAATCCGGTCGACTCACGTTGATTGCCGCGATATCCAATCGACGGGGGGATCCGGTCGCGCGCCAACGTCTGAGGAATCCCTCCTTTTCCAATTCCTCAAGCCAGGGGTATAGAAGAAGGAGACGTTTGGCGTTGTATGCTTGGGCGCAGGCGAGTATCTGATAGATGTCGGATTGCCCAACATCAAGGGTCTCTTTGGATGTAAGTTCCTTCCACTTGGCGACGAAGCGGGACATCCTTGAGATCAAGGCCGAAGTGGCCGAGGAGTTCAAGACTCTCTACCGCTGGCTCCGGGTCATGGCTGCCGGCATCGTGACGCTGGTGCTTGCTCTTGGCCAACTCGTTTTCTAGTTTGTGAAACGAAAGAGGGCGCCCTCTCAAGGAGTGCCCCTGCTTCATCCTCGCGAATGGATGTGCCATGCTGAGGGGGGAGGTTCAACATGAAGGCAGGCGCCAGCGCGGAATTGACACCAAAACAAGTTCAGACGGCGAGAACTTCGTCCTACCGATGGGACCGGTGGGGGCGGCGCTCCTTCCTGGCGGCTGCGGCGGCCTCGGTTCCCGTCCTGGGCCGGGAATATGGTCCCTCGGCGCAGCCGGTGCGCTATCCGGATCCCGACATCGTGGTGCTGGACCAACGCTTCGCCCGCTACAAATTGGGGAATACCCCCATCCAGCGTCTTTACACCGGAACCCTTTGGGCGGAGGGGCCCGCCTGGAGCGGGGTGGGGCGCTACCTGGTCTGGAGCGACATTCCCAACAACCGCCAACTGCGCTGGCTGGACGAGGACGGACACGTGAGCGTCTTCCGGTCCCCCTCGGGCAACAGCAACGGGAACACGTTCGACTACCAGGGACGCCAGATCTCCTGCGAGCACGGCACCCGGAGGGTGGTCCGCTACGAGCCGGACGGCACGGCGACGGTGCTGGCCGGCGAGTGGGAAGGGAAGCCGCTCAACGCACCCAACGACGCGGTGGTGCATCCGGACGACGGCGCCATCTGGTTCACCGATCCGGGATACGGCAGCCTCATGAACTATGAGGGGCACAAGGGAACGCTCCACATCAAGGAAGCCGTCTACCGGATCGATGCCGTGAGCGGCCGGATGGACAAGGTGACCGACGAGATCTTCAAGCCCAACGGGATCTGCTTCTCTCCAGACTACAAGATGCTCTATGTGGCCGACACCGGCGCCTCCCACTACCCGGAAGCGCCCAAGAACATCAAGGTCTGGGATATCGTCGACGGGAAACGCCTCTCCGGCGGCCGCGAGTTCACCTCCATGGAGTTGAACGGCAAGGCGGGATTCGCGGACGGGATCCGGGCGGACGTGGACGGCAACATCTGGGCCAGCGCCGGCTGGGTCGGAGACGGCTACGACGGAGTCCACATCTTCGCGCCGGACGGAGAACGCATCGGGCAGATCCGCCTCCCCGAGATCTGCGGCAATGTCTGCTTCGGCGGCCGGAAACGGAACCGCCTCTTCATGACCGCCAGCCAATCCCTCTACGCCGTTTACGTGGAGACCCAGGGCGCCCATATCTCCTGACGGCCGGGACTCAATGCCCACGGTTCGGGTCGACCGGGAGCCGCCTTTCAAGCTCTCCATGACGGTGGACTTCTTCGGCGACGGGGGCCGGGGCCTCTACACGCCCCGCACCCTGGACCTGATGATGCGGGAGGCCCGCCGCCTGGGCGTCAGCCGGGTTTACTGGCAGTACCTGGGAGACCTGGAGCAGCACCGGTACGGCGCCGGGACCAACATGCTTCGCACCCCCTGGGCGAAGTACGGACCCCGCACGTTGGCGGCCGTCGGCGAGCCGCTGGAAGCCGCCGTGGGGGCGGCTCACCGGCGCGGGCTGGAGATCTTCGGTGTCCTG from Acidobacteriota bacterium encodes the following:
- a CDS encoding pyridoxamine 5'-phosphate oxidase family protein is translated as MATADFDLEGDERNRCLAAVGGALVRRLRLGYGDPAMGRKTDEDRSWRGKVGKLSPAELEEFLSGDPICRLGCLDREGWPYVVPCWFEYSDGGFYIIPRARSAWARHIQRESRVFLCIDDSTRYNRRVLVRGEAEVLEEPNVGGRWVEIARRMSLRYLGHRGPDYLVPTLNEPRWLLFVRPRKLMSWQGVDWARRYKHGEW
- a CDS encoding glutamine--tRNA ligase/YqeY domain fusion protein; the encoded protein is MPKKTDPKAAGDARPSRSLDFLRAILEDDLKTGRFQGRVQTRFPPEPNGYLHIGHAKAICLDFGLAEEYGGLCNMRFDDTNPTKEEREYMVSILEDVRWLGFDWGDRLYHASDYFEQLYEFACQLIRDGKAYVDSLTATQIREFRGTLTEPGRNSPYRERTVEENLDLFERMRNGEFPNGTHVLRARIDMASGNLNLRDPVMYRILHASHLRTGDKWCIYPTYDFAHGQSDSLEKVTHSICTLEFEDHRPLYDWFLENLGIYRSQQIEFARLNITKTILSKRKLSRLVKEGYVSGWNDPRMPTLSGMRRRGYTPEAIRDFCAKVGVSKKDSIVEAQMLEHSLRQHLNQTSPRVMGVLRPLRVVIENYPPDQVEELTAINNPECPEAGVRKVPFSRVLYLEREDFMEDPPRRFFRLAPGREVRLRYAYFITCVGVVKDDEGRVVELRCTYDPATRGGDAPDGRRVKATLHWVSAAHAVNAQVRLYDSLFTKDNPYDAGAGSDFISNLNPESLKVLENCKLEPSLVDAQGGRRVQFERLGYFCVDSEDSSPGRLVFNRTVTLRDAWAKIRKSRKKVARKRRRGRR
- a CDS encoding type II toxin-antitoxin system VapC family toxin, with product MASTRPGATAISVVVPDASVLLKWVLPGDDEPGTASALSLLDEARAGAIKLAVPQLWLYEVGNTLVRRFPDQANDLLTSLVDFQLTEVRPDERWREQTVELAIAYGVTFYDAAYHAVALLRDGIFVTADERYIRRASGGGNVVLLGRWSSV
- a CDS encoding MFS transporter codes for the protein MKRMFSHPRLSLMMFLQYAIWGAWAPALAGYLEAQLGFSGWGLGLIYAAFPLANLVAPFTGGQVADRWLPTQVALAIFHLLGAGFLLWMAYTETLGAMLILMLLYCLVFAPTLALTNALAFQHLADGQRDFGPIRVWGTLGWIGANWALTGMRVALDTEAAGYIDTFVLAAAFSLVLGLFSLALPHTPPAREAPDPLAFRKSFGLLKDRNYLSFFIIAFVVATELQLYYILTFPYLQTIGPTVGITSENLPAWMTIGQIAEIFTMALILPYALARWGVRVSMLVGILAWPVRYVIFAAAWPLYETAPTLVWVVVGSLALHGFCYVFFFVVAFIYTDMVAPSDIRASAQSLINVAVLGIGLFIGSLFSGWLKEVATVGGTTRYDIVFAVPAVITALCALVFWRVFREPDAGPGSDARSGKLAA
- a CDS encoding membrane protease subunit yields the protein MDYKTEGWVYGTVVSWGVIFFIVGGMYGCPKYKVWEQGLAGEAKLRESQSSRKVRVEEAKARLESAKFESQAEIERAKGVAEANRIIGDSLKGNEAYLRYLWIQGLQDGSSETIYIPTEANLPIMEATRRRESRRPTE
- a CDS encoding PfkB family carbohydrate kinase — protein: MKRPRLEELTGRFPSCRVAVLGDFFLDQYLEVDPDLEERSLETGKSAHQVAAVRSSPGAAGTVANNLAALDCGRIHALGITGDDGPGFELRKCLDRIGCTTRGLRRRKAMLTPTYLKPRDLSRKELSGEHERYDIRNRDPVPPDLLQEMLADLEGLLDRVDAVIIEDQVEQPDLGVVTAEVRDGLTNLALRHPRVIFWADSRAQIHHFRGMILKPNQFEVVRRSSPGPGERVPIDSIRQALPRFRSRNGAPICVTLGDAGALVTDPELTRVPAVRVEGPLDVTGAGDSFTAGAVLALCGGASLPEAALVGNLAASVTIRQLAVTGTAKPRQLAHQLTRWREQNL
- a CDS encoding sodium:solute symporter family protein; the encoded protein is MILTQTVWLGLHWVDWVVLIFYLLAVSFIGFWSYRKVKDLTDFFMGGRRFGKVFMMFFAFGVGTSSEQALSVAAGSFRYGLAGIWYQFLWLWATPFYWIIAPVFRRMRALTTSDFFQARYDSSTATLYSCLGIMMSVIFMAGALYGSGEMIEGLAGGTDPATGKPYFPMEYAVAGMTVLFVLYGMAGGLGAAIITDFIQGVLTIVFSFLLLPFAFNAAARVAGTSSGFEALHQGVPGRSGSELLSLTVTEQVSSLMGQEPITLFYVVMLSLTGLIGIVVQPHIMGVCGAGRTEFEGRFGFTVGNFIKRFCTIAWTFTGLACIIIYLTPENGYLSAAEIQRVQSDPGTLAAFANQVFGRAAHDILPTISVGLVGLLMASLLAAVMSTCDAQMVVGSGLFTENIYKRFIHPGGSERHYLWVGRLTGLGIVCLALLMLTQFDNVIQVLTRYIQPIPTFMGLAFWFGITWRGYTAKAVWASTVATALAWYLTQTHNPFETIAALGSSQFFQLNIDYLPGLVRVWLHEQVPGIMQVVQGAGGEAAYRTRLPYQILIYLSCGAAAGLVTSFLTRPVARAKLDHFFRLIHTPVREGEKIDEPCTLPENPLPAETEKLISAGGLEIPRPGLVGLVGFGLAWVAVGGLIWLTVTLAGIGG
- a CDS encoding HAD family hydrolase translates to MPSSHPLVFDGILFFIMALTTPATPGFLDASTVEVLRDVSGTRPPRCALFDFDGTLSLIREGWPQIMIPMMVDILKESGTGESDEELERVVTDFVTELTGRQTIYQMIRLAEELGKRGGAPADPQDYKSRYLDLLMEKIRHRRLRLRTGKARPADYLVPGSVQMLRALREHGVQLYLASGTDEQYVREEARLLELDGFFGGHIYGAREDYANHSKRMVIQRILRENRIEGASLVGFGDGYVEIENVKSCGGVAVALATDEANPGGAPDPWKRTRLSAAGADLLVPDFRDWKVLIRCLFQRT